In Nitrospira sp., one genomic interval encodes:
- a CDS encoding DUF928 domain-containing protein — MSLLLMAALWLLCVGVPGGGAETDVPVYQAPQILAPRARLGGSLRGGEGDDPAIVALVPDHVGMTIKQRPAFNWFLSKHTTLPIRFTLIDERSVHALVEHTLPPPDQAGVHAVRLDELQFSLQPNVQYRWYISIIKDAASPSHDLVTGGMVERCDFSECSVLGASTACTRDAVLTSAARGFWYDAMACLCDLIEANPSDSALRRDRAALLKQVGLRDVAEWDLAQSHARRPERDSSAIPLVR, encoded by the coding sequence ATGAGTCTCCTGCTGATGGCGGCTCTCTGGCTACTCTGCGTCGGCGTGCCGGGGGGCGGGGCGGAGACGGATGTCCCGGTCTACCAGGCTCCCCAGATCCTGGCACCGCGGGCTCGCCTTGGGGGGAGCTTGCGAGGCGGAGAGGGTGACGACCCGGCGATTGTGGCTCTGGTTCCCGACCATGTGGGGATGACGATCAAACAACGTCCGGCCTTCAATTGGTTCCTCTCGAAACACACGACGCTGCCGATCCGATTCACCCTGATCGATGAGCGTTCGGTGCACGCGCTGGTCGAACATACCCTCCCGCCGCCCGACCAAGCCGGCGTCCATGCCGTGCGACTCGACGAATTGCAGTTCTCGCTGCAGCCCAACGTCCAGTACCGTTGGTACATTTCGATTATCAAGGATGCCGCTTCGCCGTCGCACGATCTCGTGACCGGCGGCATGGTCGAACGATGCGATTTCAGCGAATGTTCGGTCTTGGGCGCCAGCACCGCCTGCACGCGTGACGCGGTGCTGACGAGCGCCGCCCGGGGCTTTTGGTATGACGCCATGGCCTGTCTCTGTGACCTGATCGAAGCCAATCCTTCCGACAGCGCCTTACGCAGGGATCGCGCCGCCCTGTTGAAGCAGGTGGGGTTGCGGGATGTCGCCGAATGGGACCTGGCACAATCCCACGCACGCCGCCCGGAACGCGACAGCTCCGCCATCCCGCTCGTCCGCTGA
- a CDS encoding CHAT domain-containing protein, which translates to MWRIRLCGMLLCSALYALASAGQLPGDALLERGRSAARQGALEEALVAWKEAAQEYAQIDHRQGQIQALLHAAAVARTLGHLNQSFLHLELALQLAHRTGEQQWVTLALSELGKTALVNRQFEQATEYVTGALAMAQTQRHTVLTASLHNELGLVRVLQGQLQDALASFHESAALAEAAGFSALRIRALINGAGAAIRLRQFDEGEAALNATDALLSGSPVSYEKAEALINLALGYRHLALSHPTARDRALSRSATLLQQAANLTPLPEFDRIASYAYGYLGQLYETDHRLEEALSLTRRAIFAAQAARAPESLYRWQWQSGRLLTRLGQLDDALSAYHAAAATVQPIRLEIAAGPVAAPDPDQPSLRTLYFELADVLLKRAALSDDDRTAEPYVRAARDAIEAYKAAELRDYFRDDCVDRVQSRITELDRLSPSTAIIYPIVFGDRTELVVSDQDGLRRLAVPVTASALTEEVRRFRHRLEKRTTREYLPHAQRLYDWLLRPLTERLDTLHVDTLVFVLDGPLRTIPMAALHDGERFLISRYAVAVTPSVNLTDPRPIDRTRAQLLSSGLTKAVQGYPPLPHVAEEVAYIHSLFKGEQLLDKSFIAPRIETELQDGRYGILHIATHGRFATDITQSFLVTFDGKLTMSQLERLVGLFRFREDPLELLTLSACQTGVGDEQAALGLAGIAIKAGARSALATLWFINDDASKELVSEFYRQLHDTALSKAQALQRAQLKLLDDRVYGHPAYWAAFLLLNNWL; encoded by the coding sequence ATGTGGAGGATTCGTCTCTGCGGCATGCTGCTGTGCTCCGCCCTATATGCACTCGCGTCGGCAGGCCAGCTTCCCGGCGATGCCCTCTTGGAGCGCGGACGTTCCGCCGCCCGGCAGGGGGCGCTGGAGGAGGCGCTCGTCGCGTGGAAAGAGGCCGCGCAGGAGTACGCACAGATCGACCACCGACAGGGACAGATCCAAGCACTCCTGCATGCCGCCGCTGTCGCCCGCACGTTGGGACACCTCAATCAATCCTTCCTCCACCTGGAGTTGGCGCTGCAACTTGCCCATCGAACCGGAGAACAGCAGTGGGTGACGCTCGCCCTCTCCGAACTCGGCAAAACCGCCCTCGTCAACCGGCAGTTTGAGCAGGCAACGGAGTACGTGACGGGCGCACTGGCGATGGCGCAGACACAACGCCATACCGTCCTGACCGCCTCGCTCCATAACGAGCTCGGTCTCGTCCGAGTCCTGCAGGGACAACTCCAAGACGCGCTCGCCTCATTTCACGAGAGCGCCGCCCTGGCTGAAGCGGCAGGGTTCTCCGCGCTTCGTATCCGCGCCCTGATCAATGGTGCGGGGGCCGCCATCCGCCTCCGGCAATTCGACGAGGGGGAGGCTGCGCTGAACGCAACGGATGCCCTGCTTTCTGGGAGCCCGGTCTCTTACGAGAAGGCCGAGGCCCTCATCAATCTCGCGTTAGGCTATCGCCATTTGGCTTTGAGCCATCCCACGGCCCGCGACAGGGCCCTCTCCCGATCGGCAACCCTCCTCCAGCAGGCCGCGAACCTCACCCCCCTGCCTGAGTTCGACCGGATCGCCTCCTATGCCTACGGCTATCTCGGCCAACTCTACGAAACCGACCATCGCCTGGAGGAAGCGCTCAGCCTGACCCGCAGAGCCATCTTCGCCGCTCAAGCCGCGCGTGCGCCGGAATCACTCTATCGCTGGCAATGGCAGAGCGGACGTCTCTTGACCAGGCTGGGCCAGTTGGACGACGCCCTTTCGGCCTATCATGCGGCGGCCGCCACCGTGCAACCGATCCGGCTCGAGATCGCCGCCGGCCCGGTTGCCGCTCCGGACCCGGACCAGCCTTCTCTCCGCACGCTGTATTTTGAGTTGGCCGACGTGCTGCTGAAACGCGCCGCCCTGTCGGACGACGACCGAACGGCGGAGCCGTATGTGCGGGCGGCGCGCGACGCGATCGAAGCCTACAAGGCCGCCGAACTGCGCGACTACTTCCGGGATGATTGTGTAGACCGGGTGCAATCTCGCATCACGGAACTCGACCGATTGTCCCCATCGACCGCCATCATCTACCCGATTGTCTTCGGCGATCGCACGGAACTCGTGGTAAGCGACCAGGACGGCCTCCGTCGTCTCGCCGTGCCGGTCACGGCCTCCGCCCTGACCGAGGAGGTACGGCGCTTCAGACATCGTCTTGAAAAGCGAACCACCAGAGAGTACCTCCCCCATGCCCAGCGGCTCTACGACTGGCTCCTCCGTCCGCTTACGGAGCGCCTAGACACCCTCCACGTGGACACGTTGGTGTTTGTCCTCGACGGCCCCCTGCGGACGATTCCGATGGCGGCGCTCCATGACGGCGAACGGTTCCTCATCTCGCGCTACGCGGTCGCCGTCACGCCGAGTGTCAACTTGACCGATCCGCGGCCGATCGATCGGACGAGAGCCCAGCTGCTGTCCAGCGGCTTGACCAAGGCCGTTCAGGGGTACCCTCCGCTGCCGCACGTCGCCGAAGAGGTCGCCTACATCCATTCGCTGTTCAAGGGAGAGCAGCTCCTCGACAAGAGCTTCATAGCGCCGCGCATCGAAACGGAGTTGCAGGACGGCCGATACGGGATCCTCCACATCGCCACCCATGGACGGTTTGCCACCGACATCACCCAGTCCTTCCTGGTGACGTTCGACGGGAAACTCACCATGTCGCAGTTGGAGCGGCTGGTCGGGCTCTTTCGTTTCAGGGAAGACCCCTTGGAGTTGCTGACGCTGAGCGCCTGCCAAACAGGCGTCGGCGACGAGCAGGCCGCGCTCGGACTGGCCGGGATCGCGATCAAGGCAGGGGCGAGAAGCGCCTTGGCGACGCTCTGGTTCATCAACGACGATGCATCGAAAGAACTGGTGTCGGAATTTTACCGACAGCTGCATGACACGGCTCTCTCCAAGGCGCAGGCCTTGCAACGTGCCCAGCTCAAACTGTTGGACGACCGCGTCTACGGCCATCCCGCCTATTGGGCGGCGTTTCTCTTGCTGAACAATTGGCTCTAG
- a CDS encoding ShlB/FhaC/HecB family hemolysin secretion/activation protein: MSLCLIQDDALAQGVPPLPPVFDPSGRSGLPPAPLKEEFQPSERLPPSSILPQIPLAPQQPLVPPSGALRLFVHDIHVTGSTVFSDAELADVTAPYRNRELTSDDLERVRLALTLLYVNRGYLTSGAVIPDQDVSFGVIVIQIVEGTLSRIQVEGNRWFRSAYLRNRVARGVSTPVSIHPLQERIQLLQQDPRIERINAELQPGDRRGESVLNVRVQEANPFKAWLDFNNYQTPVVGAERGLATVAHQNVTGHGDQLTFTYGRSRGVNPIIDASYNLPLTASDTTFTAYYRRNAFLVVENPFRALDLNVDSEIIGMTLRQPIYRTVTDEVALSLTGEHLYLKTTSAFDVPGLPSLFIPGSSTTGVATVNALRIGQEYTHRTSSFVFAALSRFSIGLNVLGSTINSAPLPDSRFVSWLGQAQAMQRWDDWGGLQLIGRVAAQIADDRLFPLEQMPVGGRFSVRGYRENSLVRDNAVLASIEPRIPLVRFASGEDRVQLAPFVDIGHAWNAKGATPDVRTLASIGAGIRWMILPQERARFEVYWGQQLNHLRSGEGNLQDHGIHLQLVWQVL; encoded by the coding sequence ATGAGCCTCTGCCTGATCCAGGACGATGCCTTGGCACAAGGTGTGCCGCCCCTGCCGCCGGTCTTCGACCCCAGCGGCCGGTCCGGCCTACCGCCGGCTCCCCTGAAGGAGGAGTTTCAACCTTCAGAGCGACTTCCTCCCAGCTCGATCCTTCCGCAGATCCCACTCGCGCCTCAGCAGCCGCTCGTGCCTCCATCTGGCGCGCTTCGGCTGTTCGTGCATGATATCCATGTGACCGGCAGCACCGTCTTCTCGGACGCGGAACTGGCTGACGTCACCGCCCCCTATCGCAATCGTGAACTCACCAGCGACGACCTCGAGCGCGTACGCCTTGCCCTCACGCTCCTCTACGTCAACCGAGGATACCTGACCTCGGGTGCCGTCATCCCGGATCAAGACGTGTCGTTCGGGGTCATCGTGATTCAGATCGTGGAAGGCACCCTGTCCCGCATCCAGGTGGAGGGAAACCGTTGGTTTCGCAGCGCCTATCTGCGCAACCGGGTGGCACGCGGCGTCTCGACGCCTGTCAGTATTCACCCGCTGCAGGAGCGGATCCAACTGCTCCAGCAGGATCCGCGAATCGAGCGGATCAACGCGGAGCTGCAACCGGGAGATCGGCGAGGAGAGAGCGTGCTGAACGTGCGGGTTCAAGAGGCGAATCCCTTCAAGGCATGGCTCGACTTCAATAATTACCAGACACCGGTGGTTGGGGCCGAGCGAGGCCTTGCCACCGTCGCGCATCAGAACGTGACCGGCCACGGCGACCAGCTCACGTTCACCTACGGTCGGTCGCGCGGCGTCAATCCCATTATCGATGCCTCTTACAATCTCCCGCTCACCGCCTCGGACACGACCTTCACCGCCTACTACCGGCGCAACGCCTTCCTGGTGGTCGAGAATCCGTTTCGAGCCCTGGATCTCAACGTCGACTCGGAAATCATCGGCATGACCCTTCGGCAGCCGATCTACCGCACCGTGACCGACGAAGTCGCCCTGTCTCTGACGGGCGAACACCTGTATCTCAAGACCACCTCGGCCTTCGACGTGCCGGGCCTGCCGTCGCTGTTTATCCCCGGTTCCTCGACCACCGGCGTGGCCACCGTCAACGCACTTCGCATCGGTCAGGAGTACACCCATCGCACGTCCTCGTTCGTATTTGCGGCCCTCTCCCGGTTCAGCATCGGCCTGAACGTCCTAGGCAGCACCATCAACAGCGCCCCGCTTCCCGACAGTCGATTCGTGTCCTGGCTGGGGCAAGCACAAGCCATGCAACGCTGGGACGACTGGGGCGGCCTGCAGCTGATCGGCCGCGTGGCGGCGCAGATCGCCGACGACCGACTCTTCCCACTGGAGCAGATGCCCGTCGGCGGCCGCTTCAGCGTCCGAGGATACCGTGAAAACAGCCTCGTGCGGGACAATGCCGTGCTGGCGTCTATCGAGCCACGTATCCCGCTCGTGCGGTTCGCTTCGGGAGAAGATCGCGTGCAACTTGCCCCGTTCGTCGACATCGGCCATGCCTGGAACGCCAAGGGAGCCACACCTGATGTAAGGACCTTGGCCAGTATCGGCGCGGGAATCCGCTGGATGATTCTGCCCCAAGAACGCGCCCGGTTCGAGGTCTATTGGGGCCAGCAGTTGAACCACCTCCGTAGCGGAGAAGGCAATCTCCAAGACCACGGCATCCATCTTCAACTCGTGTGGCAGGTGCTGTAA